The Prionailurus bengalensis isolate Pbe53 chromosome A3, Fcat_Pben_1.1_paternal_pri, whole genome shotgun sequence genome includes a window with the following:
- the FAM136A gene encoding protein FAM136A yields MAELQQLRVQEAVDSMVKSLERENIRKMQGLMFRCSANCCEDSQASMQQVHQCIERCHAPLAQAQALVTTELEKFQDRLARCTMHCNDKAKDSIDAGSKELQVKQQLESCVTKCVDDHMHLIPTMTKKMKESLLSIGK; encoded by the exons ATGGCGGAGCTGCAGCAGCTGCGGGTGCAGGAGGCAGTGGACTCCATGGTGAAGAgtctggagagagagaacatccgGAAGATGCAG ggCCTCATGTTCCGGTGCAGTGCCAACTGTTGTGAAGACAGCCAGGCGTCCATGCAGCAGGTGCACCAGTGCATTGAACGCTGCCATGCACCTCTGGCCCAAGCCCAGGCCCTGGTGACCACTGAGCTGGAGAAGTTCCAG GACCGCCTGGCCCGGTGCACCATGCATTGCAATGACAAAGCCAAAGATTCAATAGATGCGGGAAGTAAAGAGCTTCAGGTGAAGCAGCAGCTGGAGAGTTGTGTGACCAAGTGTGTGGATGACCACATGCACCTCATCCCGACCATGACCAAGAAGATGAAGGAGTCTCTCTTGTCCATTGGGAAATAG
- the SNRPG gene encoding small nuclear ribonucleoprotein G: protein MSKAHPPELKKFMDKKLSLKLNGGRHVQGILRGFDPFMNLVIDECVEMATSGQQNNIGMVVIRGNSIIMLEALERV from the exons ATGAGCAAAGCTCACCCACCCGAGTTGAAAAA ATTTATGGACAAGAAATTATCAT tgaAATTAAATGGTGGCAGACATGTCCAAGGAATATTGCGGGGGTTCGATCCCTTTATGAATCTTGTGATAGATGAATGTGTGGAGATGGCAACTAGTGGGCAACAGAACAATATTGGAATGGTG gtaattcgAGGAAATAGTATCATCATGTTAGAAGCCTTGGAACGAGTATAA